CGGATACCCTCACCCCGACCCTCTCCCAGAGGGAGAGGGAGGAGTTGGCAGGGGAGATGGGTTGACTAGCGCGTTCCGGCGCAGCGGGCCATCATCGCTTCCAGGTCCTGGCGCGTCTGCGCCAGCGCCTCGCGCCTCACGTCCTGGCGCAGCGCGTTCGACAGCGAGCGCGACAGCGTCTTCACGATGGTCACCTCCTCCGCCGACCACCGCCGCTCCTTCTGGCAGTCGTCCAGCCGCAGGAAGCCCCACCACTGCCCGTTGATGTTGCCGATGTTGATGGGGCACAGCAGCACCGACTGCACCGCCTGCGCCTCCAGGTTCACCTGCAGCGGTCCCTGGATGTTGCGCACCACCTCCCAGACGGGCTGCCCTCGCGAGAGCACCTCCACCCAGCCCGCCATCTGATCCTTCAGCGGGAACGTCTGCAGCAGCGGCGTCATGGGCGCCGTGCCCCACACGTGCCTCAGCGGCGCCAGCCTCTTGCCCGGCATCGTCGAGGTGCTGTTCTCGTAGATGACCGCCCGGTCCACCCCGATCGCCCGGCCCACCATCTCCATGGCCGCCATCACCGCCTGTGCCGAGAAGCCCTGCTCCACCAGCAACTTCGAGGCCTCGGAGACCTTCGTGAATGCTTCCAGTGACATCGCATCCTCCGTGCCGACGAACTCAGGTAAATCCCGAGAGGCATGTACGAGCCGCCTTCTTAGCGACTCATGAGTTCATTGAACAGCAAGAAGACGATGTCTGTCAAGTATCCCTGGATTTTCTCAGCTCGTCTGGAATCCCTCGTTCCCCTTGGGTCAGCCGTTCCTGGCGGGCGCGGGGGGCGGGCTCGGGCTAGCCTGTCGGCATCCGGTGCCGGCCGGTGGGCCCGGACAGGAGGTCTCGACAGGATGGAGAGCTTGGACTCGCGTCTGGAGCGGTTGGAGCGCCGCTGCCGTCGCCTGCAGTCCGTCACCTTCGCCGCGCTCGCGCTGGGGGCGCTCGGAGTGGGCGTGGCCACACTGGGCCCGCGGTGGCCCGCCGAGGGGGGGGAGCTGGTGGCCTCACGCCTCACCCTGCGGGACGCGCGGGGCCGCACACGTGCCACCCTCTCCGCGCAGGACGGGAGCGAGGGCGGACTGGTGCTGCACGACGCCCAGGGCCGGCCCCGCGCCCTGCTGGGCGTGGACACCAGTGGCTCGCCCCGGCTCCGCTTCGCCACCGCCGAGGGCGCCACGCTCGCCGAGCTCACCGTGTACGCCAACGAGGCCCCGCGCCTGTCGCTCGGGAAGAATGGTGGCACCGAGTTCTTCTCCGTGGGGCTGCTGTCGGATGGTTCCTCGCGCCTGGAGCTGGCGGATGAGGACGGGCGCCCTCGCGCCATCCTCGGCGCCGATGAGCATGGCTCGCCCGGGCTGTTGCTCGTGGATCGCAAGGGCCAGCCCCGGGCCTCCCTGCGGGTGACCCCGGCGGACTCCGCGAGCCTCGTGCTCGAGGGGCGGGATGGCGAGGTGTTCCGCGCCCCGTCCGCCGTCCAGTAGGAGCTCGCGAGGTGGGAGCGGAGGGGGAACCCGCTTACACGCGGGACCCTCACCCCGACCCTCTCCCGGAGGGAGAGGGGATGTTGCTCGGTGGTGGGCAGGGCGGACAGGCGGGCTCGGAGTCGTGAGGGCTTCCCCGGGCGGGCGGCGTCCCTACCTTCCCACGGCTTATGGAATCACCACCGACGGGGGCGCAGGGGTGGGAGCAACCCGACCGCCTCAATGACCAGCACGAGATGCGCGGGCCCATGGCGCTGCCAACCGGGTTCCAGGCCTTCCGCCATGCGCTCTACCAGTCCACCCGCATGCGGCTCCAGCCGGGGCACCGGGTGGAGCTGGTGGAGAACGGGCGTATCTTCGACGAGGTCGTCGAGGCCATCCGCGGGGCCACCGAGTCCGTCCACATCCTCGTCTTCATCTGGCGCCCGAGCGAGCCGTCGGACCGCATCGTGGAGGCGCTGTGCGAGCGCGCGCGGGCCGGAGTCGCCTGCCGCGTCGTCGTGGATCCGGTGGGCAGCGAGGAGGTCCGCGGCGAGCACGACTTCGACCCGAAGGTGGAGCAGCGGCTGCGCGAGGGGGGCGTCGAGGTGCACTACTTCCGGCCCCTGTCGGGCCGGTGGCTGGGACGGCTCCTGGGGCGCACGCACCACAAGCTCGTCATCCTCGATGGGCAGGTGGGCTTCACCGGGGGCTTCGGCATCTGGAAGTCGTGGCAGGGCGAGGGGGACAGTCCCGAGGAGTGGCGCGACACCAACGTGCGCGTGGAGGGCCCCGCGGTGCGCGAGATGCAACTGGCCTTCGCGCGCACGTGGCAGGAGTGTGGCGGCGCGCTGCTCCCGGAGAGCTGCTTCCCCGAGCTGGAGCACGAGGGGGAGGGGTACGCCGCCTTCGTGGAGAGCACGGGAGGCCATGGGCTCTCCGACGCCGAGCGCATGTTGCGCATGGTGTTCGCCGCCGCGCGCCGCAGGCTGTGGATCGCCAACGCCTACTTCACCCCGCCCAAGGCCATCCTCGAGCAGCTGTTGGAGAAGCGGAAGCAGGGGGTGGACGTGCGGGTGCTCGCGGCGGGACCCGTGCATGACTGGCGCATCGTGCGGGCCTCGCAGCGCGCCACCTACCAGGAGATGTTGAAGGGCGGGGTGCGCCTCTGGGAGTACCAGCCCTCGATGCTGCACTCGAAGACGGTGCTCGTGGACGACTGGCTGTGCACGGTGGGCTCCACCAACCTGGACGCACTGTCGCTCCACCGGATGCGCGAGGGCTCCGTGGTGGTGGCCGACCAGCGGCTCGCCTCCAAGCTGGAGCAGTGCTGGGAGCGGGACCTGGCGCACGCGAAGGAGATGACGCTCGCCCACGGGGGACGCACCAATCCGTGGCGGCGGTTCGCGCGGCGGGTGACGCAGTTGCTCGCCGTGGACCGTTGAAGAGGGAGCGCGTCAGCGCGGGTTGCGCACGCCCACCTGCTGGCACATGGACAGCACGGGGCACGTGGTGCACTGGGGCCGGGTGCCCGTGCACACGTGCTTGCCGAAGGGCACCAGCAGCCGGTTGAGCTCGACCCAGTGCGCTCGCGGCAGCTTCGCCTCCAGCGCGGCCAGCGTCTGCTCGGGCGTGCGCGCCTGGACGTAGCCCCAGCGGTTCGTCACCCGGTGCACGTGGATGTCCACGCTGATGCGGGCCTGCCCGCAGGCGATGCCCAGCGCCAGGTGGGCACACTTGGGCCCCACGCCCTTGAAGGATTGGAGCACCTCCGCGTCGCACGGCAGCTCGCCGCCGAGCTCCTGCACGGTGCGGACCGCGATGGCGTGAATCGTCTTCGCCTTGGGCTCGGGGAAGGTCACCGGGCGGATGAGCGCGCCGATGCGCTCGGGCCCGAGGCGGCGCATGGCCTCGGGCGTGCGGGCCTGGGCGAGCAGCCGGAGGGATACCGGCAAGGACACCTCATCTCGCGTGCGGATGGAGAGGATGCAGGCCACGAGCTGCTCGAAGAGGCTCGCGTGGCCGCGTGCCGCCAGCTCGAACATGGCGGCGTCGGCGAACCCGCGGATGGATTCGCGCACCCGCGTCAGCACCTCTTCGATGTCGAAGGGCTGTTTGTCCTCGCGCGGGTGCGCTTCCATGGGTTGACGCCTACTGGGAGCCCGCCTTCGAGCTGCCAGGGGCGTGGACCTTGCGAGCGTCTTCCTTGCCGGTCTTGTTGGGGCCGCCATGCGTGCCGAACTGGCCCGCGTTGCGGTGCTTGGGATACGCCTCGTCGTCCCGGCGCTCGCGGCCCTGACCCGAGACGTCACCCGAGTCGACCTTCGGGTTCAGCTTCTCCTTGTCCGCGTCGGAATGCAGCTTCTCCCTGTCCTGGTCCTGTGCCATCGGGCACCTCCCTTTCTGGAGAAGATGGGGATGGTCCAGGGGGCTGGCTGCGGGTTCCGCCGCGCCGCCGGGCGGGCGGGCGGACAGGCACTCCGGGCTCGTCAGTCCAGGAAGCGGCGCTCCCATTGGAGGAGCCCCTTGGAGGCCGGGCCGCCGAAGATCGGTTTCCAGTGGTAGAGGTGGGGCTCGAGGAGCCGTGCGAGCGCACGGTGCATGGGAAGCGACTGGCCTGCTTCGATGTCTCCCACCTCTGGCCGCTCACCGAGAGTGATGAGGACCCGGTCATCGCTCATCTCCTGGAGTGAGATACCCGGGAGCGTCAGGTGCTCGCGCAGACCGGTCAACCCGCCGAGCTTCCCGAGCACGGGCTGCCCGAGGAAGTTCATCCAATGCACCCCGTCCACCCAGGTGTTCATGTGCATGTTCGCTCCGTTCCATGCGAGGTGCACCCCCGGGTAGCGCGGGCGGATGAGCTCGAGGGCTTCATCCGAATCTCCAAGGGACGCGCAGAGGACGAAGTCCACATAGCCCGAGTTGAAGGGGAGCTCTTTCGCCAAATCGAGAGCGAGCGCATGGACATGCTCCGAACCCCGCTCTTCCAGGTACTCCGTGGGCAGGCGCAGGTACAGGACGCTCACATCATCCTGCCGGTAGGGCCAGGGGAGGGGAACGACGTCCAATCCCCTGTAGTCCACGTGGAGTCCTGCGAATCTGCGAGGGTCATCCCACAGCATTTGGGATGCGAGTTCGTCGGGCCCCGGTTTCAACATCCGCTTGCGGATTCTCTCCCATGCGGAGTCATCGAGTGGCTCGGCTTGCCCCTCACCCGTGTCGTTCCAGGCAAGCTCGTAGGGCCGTATCCGTTCACGGAAGAGTTCCAGGGCACGCACGACGGCGGGCGCAATCCGCTCGTTGGGGTGCCGCATGTAGAAGCTCATGACCAGGGCATCACATGCGGTCAGCCGGCCGTACTTGTCGTGGTATCGCAGTCTCGGGTAGCGCATGGTGGTCCTCTCGTTCTACTTCGTCTCCGGTACTACTCCCTCCCGTGGGGAGACGAGCTTGGGTGTTACCCCGAGGGCTGTTTTATAAAGGTCACCCTGTGACCAGTCCTTCCAGGTCTCGTTCTTGTATCTGGTCCAGGTCGCGACGTTGGTCTCCGGGCATGGGAACTTGAGATCGTACACGTGGACGATGAATCCCTTCTCATCCAGGATGACGATGTCCGGCTCGATGCTGCCCGTCAGGCCCTTCCATCCCTGCTCCGACACAATTTTTTTCACCGCCTGCTCATCCAGGAACTCCCACTTGCCGGTCTGACCGTCGTGCCGGAAACGGGGATGGAGCAGGTAATTCTTCTTCGGCAATAATTCGTCCAGTGCTTTGCGCAGACACGGCCAGGCTTGCTCGTGTTTGAAGAGTCCCAGGTACGCGGCCCACGTCGTCTGTTCGCCGACCTTGAGTTGCTGACAGAGTTCTCGGCTCGGGCTCCTGCCATCGAAGTGGTAGTCGTTCACCTCGCGCTCCGCACGGCGTACACACTGCGCGATGGCTTTATCGACCCGCAGGAGCAGGTCCACAGCCAGTTCCGCGCCTCGGTGCTCGGCTGAGTTGATTCGAGGTTGCAACGCCACGGTTGCAGTCACACCTGCCGCAACCACCCTTGTCGCCACGGAGTGTGCTGTCTTCGCCGTCTCTACCATTTCGGTCGAGCCGGTGCATTGCTCCCACTGGCCGGGGTTCTGTTTGAGACAGCACTCAGGGGTCAGGTCTCGTGGACCGCATTTTC
This is a stretch of genomic DNA from Archangium violaceum. It encodes these proteins:
- a CDS encoding GAF domain-containing protein; this translates as MSLEAFTKVSEASKLLVEQGFSAQAVMAAMEMVGRAIGVDRAVIYENSTSTMPGKRLAPLRHVWGTAPMTPLLQTFPLKDQMAGWVEVLSRGQPVWEVVRNIQGPLQVNLEAQAVQSVLLCPINIGNINGQWWGFLRLDDCQKERRWSAEEVTIVKTLSRSLSNALRQDVRREALAQTRQDLEAMMARCAGTR
- a CDS encoding phospholipase D-like domain-containing protein yields the protein MESPPTGAQGWEQPDRLNDQHEMRGPMALPTGFQAFRHALYQSTRMRLQPGHRVELVENGRIFDEVVEAIRGATESVHILVFIWRPSEPSDRIVEALCERARAGVACRVVVDPVGSEEVRGEHDFDPKVEQRLREGGVEVHYFRPLSGRWLGRLLGRTHHKLVILDGQVGFTGGFGIWKSWQGEGDSPEEWRDTNVRVEGPAVREMQLAFARTWQECGGALLPESCFPELEHEGEGYAAFVESTGGHGLSDAERMLRMVFAAARRRLWIANAYFTPPKAILEQLLEKRKQGVDVRVLAAGPVHDWRIVRASQRATYQEMLKGGVRLWEYQPSMLHSKTVLVDDWLCTVGSTNLDALSLHRMREGSVVVADQRLASKLEQCWERDLAHAKEMTLAHGGRTNPWRRFARRVTQLLAVDR
- a CDS encoding endonuclease III domain-containing protein, coding for MEAHPREDKQPFDIEEVLTRVRESIRGFADAAMFELAARGHASLFEQLVACILSIRTRDEVSLPVSLRLLAQARTPEAMRRLGPERIGALIRPVTFPEPKAKTIHAIAVRTVQELGGELPCDAEVLQSFKGVGPKCAHLALGIACGQARISVDIHVHRVTNRWGYVQARTPEQTLAALEAKLPRAHWVELNRLLVPFGKHVCTGTRPQCTTCPVLSMCQQVGVRNPR
- a CDS encoding type VI immunity family protein, producing the protein MRYPRLRYHDKYGRLTACDALVMSFYMRHPNERIAPAVVRALELFRERIRPYELAWNDTGEGQAEPLDDSAWERIRKRMLKPGPDELASQMLWDDPRRFAGLHVDYRGLDVVPLPWPYRQDDVSVLYLRLPTEYLEERGSEHVHALALDLAKELPFNSGYVDFVLCASLGDSDEALELIRPRYPGVHLAWNGANMHMNTWVDGVHWMNFLGQPVLGKLGGLTGLREHLTLPGISLQEMSDDRVLITLGERPEVGDIEAGQSLPMHRALARLLEPHLYHWKPIFGGPASKGLLQWERRFLD